ttttggttttggcgggaaaacacgttttttttgttttggtggaaaaatacgtttttgcaatttgggtggaaaaatgtgttttcgtgttttggcggaaaatacgtttttgcaattttggcgggaaaacgtgtttttgtgttttggcgGATAAATGTGTTTTGGGGTGTTAgcgtgaaaacatgttttttttgtgattttggcatgaaaacacatttttcggtttttgcggaaaaacacgtttttgcaattttgacggaaaaacacgtttttgcaattttggcggaaaaatgcgtttttggggttttggcgtgaaaaaatagtttttaggtttttgcggaaaattttgtttttgtagttttgtcaATTTTCGTATGtgacaaaaatgatattatgtttagatttataatttgtgaattacattaggggcataatagacattataccattttgaatgaaccatctccattcaaatgatccaaaatGGTTAAGctgaatgaaatttaaaattaagcctaaatttcCAAAAGTTATCCGGATGATCCATCTGAATGAATTGCACTTTTACTGCctaaagaaacaaaactctcatcttcATCCAAATGACTCATCCAGATGGAGAAACAAACGGGCCCTATATGATCTGAGTGGAAACCAACGCTGCATCAATATGAGTGGAAACTAAAACTGAATAACAAATGGGTTTAGTATTgcgtttaagtttttttttcttttttttttggtaaaaacgtTAAGTTTTTCTATTAAACCAACGAAACCATAAACCAGTTTAGTCCCCAAATAACATGTTTCATTACTACACTCACAATGAGGGAGATAGAAAGTTAACCCTAACCAATCCTTAACGTAAGGGTTATGTTCCTTTGTTACCTTTGGAGCCACGTATCCAAGAGTACCAGTTTCTTCAGTCATGTCATTTGGATTACGAGCTCCAATCCTAGCCACTCCAAAATTAGCAAGCCATAGATTGCTCTGTTAATCCAAAAGCATGTATCTTTTTCATATAACGATGAACGATTCTATCTGAATGTAAACAACTTAGTCTGTTAAAGATCTGATTGTATATCACAAAGATTCCTTTATTTCTTGGAGATTCATAAAGAATGAAAAAGTGTTATGTTTCCGTAAACTTACACGCCGGAGAGGAACGCCAACCGTCCTGTGAATTTATGCTGGTATCACGACAAATTTCCATCGCCAGCGCATCATTAATTTCCAGATCCATGATTTTGAAATCGGATTTAGATTTTCAAACGTCAAACacagatgcaaaaaaaaattgagcaaATGTAAATTACATGTGCACAGAAAGAACAAAAAGGGAAATTTAACTTACAGACTGCCATTAATAAGAATCTAGGATGAAATTTCAATTTAGATGTCTCTTAGAAACAATTGCTTCTAACGGAGAAAGAAGATAAAGGAGGATCTGAAGAAGATTGTTGAAGGATTAGATTGTTTGAGGGTTCCGTGAGGTGCATATATATACCGAATGCAATCGCAACTGATGGATAGGAAGATGAAGGATGACCAAGTAGTGTGCTGCTTAGATAACTGGATCGTCACTGCGCGATCAAAGAGAAACGAAGAACACAAAGTGGTTCGCATCGCAACTGATTAGGGTTTCCGTAGAAGCTTGTGGTCGATGGGCCGCAGTCGAAGCGCAACACAAAGCCCACGTGAAGCCCGTTCGGACAGAACAAAGCTTTAGTGATACGGAGCATATCTGACGTGTCAACGCGGGAGGCTTCCTATTTCTGACGTGTAATCCGAGCTGGCACCACCAGGAGGGATTGAAAGTGtagtttatatataaagattgacATAGAAGATTTCCTAAGAGAAGACTTCTACGAAAGTCTtctccgagaagacttctttagaagtcttctatttaggtcatttttgcaattgcgaATTTATGaaagaagacttcttaagaagtctactctacagaagacatcttgagaatttttcctttgtaaatattggtttaattttgaattaaaaaaattctcaaaaatgccagagaagacttctcgagaagtcttctcggataaacatgttagttttgcaattgactgaAGTTTGTTAGAAACTTGactttttataaaagacttctcggaagtcttcttAAACCCTTCTCAGTGTTGCAAGAAGTCTACCTGaaatacttttgcaattgactatatttgacttttctagagaagacttctctagaagtcttcCGTCAGAAGACTCTTCTCTTGTAACCAAAGGTTTGACCGAAACCCGGAATAAAATTTGAGAAGACTTCTAAATGTTtcactattatttttcaattgcaagaGTAACCAAGGCAGACTTCTTTCGACAGTGAGACGACTTCGAAaaaactttcagaagacttctataTAAGTTTTTCCTGAGAAGACTTCCCGAGAAGTCTTctataaaaagtcaaatttttgACAAActtcggtcaattgcaaaactaacctagttATTCGAGAAGACTTCTAGTATTCTCTgggatttttggttttttttcttaatataggaaagttagaagacttctctCTTGATGGAGAACACATCTAGCAAAGTCTTCAGAAAGTCTTtccgaagtcttctgaaagtcttcgcGAATAgatctgagaaaaaaaatgatttcataCTTTAAGCCTGTGAGATTACTTGCTTTGCTTCTCCAAGCACCTAGAATTTTACCACAAAAGCTACCAAGTCGTTAATGACCACAAATCATGAGCTTCAATGTCTCTATGAACCTTACAAAGCTTGGAATCAAAATCTTAgttttcttggatgaatttgaagagagagtgaaagagatgtgaTTTGGAGAACACATCTAGCGAAGTCTTCagaaagtcttctgaaagtcttcgcGAATAgatctgagaaaaaaaatgatttcataCTTTGAGCCTATGAGATTACTTGCTGTGCTTCTCCAAGCACTCAGAACTTCACCACAAAAGCTACCAAGTCGTTAATGACCACAAATCATGAGCTTCAATGTCTCTATGAACCTTACAAAGCTTCAAATCAAAATCTtagtttttttggatgaatttgaagggagagtgaaagagatgtgaTTTGTGTGCATAACTAATGAGATATGAAGAGTAAAAATCGAAACTatggtgcattaagagcttcaaattggttgttcatggtagttagtgtattgatgacaatgacaatattATAAATACTTGGAAGATGAGGATAATAagataaaataatcattttcaaaaaaagaaatagggaaaaagaaagtttaaaaaaaaatatgggttatttttgtgtttgacttgaaattttaggtcatatttgaaaaaaccccataattttaatagttacCATATTACTAATAgtttaatacaatattttcaaaacaacaattttatagtttgcatgcagtaatttaatttattgtttcaaATTATTAGTGACACCTTTCTTATTAAAACATGAAGACTAAATAAAACCTTACATTATGTGATACTTACGAAAAATTCTGTTCAATTTAATAATAACTTAGATATTAATTTCCTTAAGATTATtattgtatttagatttttttcataCATATATGTTACTCAAATTATTTGTATGAATTAAATCTTTGACTGAATAACCTATATTAAgtgtaatttataaaatgtctGCTTCATTTAAattgttaaaccggaaattgtaaaaaaaaaaacgttaaacCGGAAATTGTAAtgcattgtttttgtttttgtcctTTTAAAACTGAATTTTCTCTCCATCTTTGTTTTTGTCCCAAACATCTtggattatttaaaaattatttttaaacgttaattcttttatttataattcttTATCTATCATACATCATGTTATATAATTTACACTTAAATCTACAATTACATTTGATAATAAGTAcactgaaaatataaatattcacatgaaatatatttttcaatcatTCATCGGTCATTtatgttaatgaaataaattGTTACAATACCCATTACACTTTAAAAAttgcacaagaaaaaaaaaacaatgacattaatgaataatatatgaatatggTCTATATAAAATAAGCTTGATTATCTTTTTTCTACAAAAAGAAGTCATatacttatattattaaaatattaaattaaactgGCCACTATATTTAATAACAGAAACTTAAtggaattttaaaatagtatttgtAGATCGATCATTCATATTGATAACCTATTTTCAACAGTgtggtagaaaaaaaaaactaaattaacaaATCTTAACTGCGAGagatcaaaaatttaattgaaaatattttgttaaattaatatcacaaatttaaaacacgtttattttagtaaaaattgaattataaatttacattttaaataattacgaaattaattaaatatttattaggtttgtttaagtgaaaaacaaaatatacatttatatttaaacaaatacataagtaattaaattatttaaaatgttttctttagtgaaaaatgaaatatatatttatattgtaaataaaaagatatgaattttttttattcaaatgtAATTCAGAAAATATGGAATATCTGTCACACATGAAAAGGAGTTATGACttgtattttaatagaatagatataaaataagcttgattatatttttctaaaaaatcagTCATTTACttgtattattaaaatttaaaattaaaccagTCACTATATTTAATAACAGAAACTTAATAGACTTTTAAAATAGCATTTGTAGACAGATCATTCATATTGATAGCTTCTTTTTTTGTGCAAACCgcaaattgattaaaattagaATTGGTTCAGTGCATACAATGCATGTTTGGCTATAGAGTCTGCCCTATCATTGGCAGCTCTAGGGGTAAACATAAACTCAATCAAACTGAAAGCATTAGAGAGCGAGAAGATATCGTGGAGGATTCCGTAGATCTCCAAAACAAAAGAGTTGCTCCTGATCATCTTGATTAAAGATTGAGAGTCTGAGTGTATCACGGTGGATCCAATTCCACGGTTGAAGGCGAAGATTATGGCTTGTCGAAGAGCCAAAGCTTCCGCCATTAGGGGCGATGAGACAAATGTCTCGGTCGCTGAATGTTGGGATGGTGTGATCGGATCATCAATCATCCAACCAAATCCTGCACCGTCCGTCGAGGGATTCCAGGCTGCGTCCGTGTAGATCGAGAGATGGTTCGGCCGATTTGGATTTGGTTCAAGATTGATCATCCGTGTTGGAGGCGAAGCGGTGTTGGTATGGTTCTGGGCGAGTGTCCACTCCCTGGCGTCTGTCACAGCTTTGGTTATGGTTTCTTCTAGAGTAAAGCTTCTGTGTTGGAAGAGGAGTTGATTTCTAGAGAGCCAGATGGACCATACAATCCAGGCTGAGAGCGTTCCTGCATCTAGACCCACTGGAGGCAGAGATGGGATCCTCCTTGATCTATCGAGTCCTGAGAGTGTGCTGTCCACCAGATTAGCATGAAAAAGCCCTGCTAAAGGAGCTAGGTTCCACACCCTTGTAGCGTATGAGCAGGTAAACAGTGCATGAGTTATTGATTCTTCATCTCTGCATCGTGGGCATTGGTTGGGGAGTGGAATTTGTCTAATTGCAAATTGTTCTCCTACTGGCAGGGCACCATGTAGGGAGTTCCAGATGAAGATCTTTATCTTTTGTGAGGCTTTAAGGTTCCAAACGTTAGCCAGCCAGTCAACCCGCTCTTCTGGGGCCACTGTGGGCAGTGGTAATACCTCTGATAGCTTATATTGATAGCTTATTTTCAACAGTGTGGtacaaaaatgtaaattaaCAAATCTTAATTGCTAgagataaaaaattaattgaaaatattttgttaaattagtatcataaatttaatacaagtttattttagtaaaaattgatatctacatttatattttaaataattatgaaattaattaaatatttattaggtttgtttaagtgaaaaataatacatttatattctaaattaatataaaagtaATTAAATACTTTAAAGTGTTTgctttaatgaaaaaataaaatatatatttatattataaaaagaaaaatatgaatttttttattcagaTGTAATTCAGAAAAATATGGAATacctatttgatttttttagaataatTAAAGTAGttcaaatatgtataaaaaattcatttaaataattttctaagaGATTTTCCAAAatgaaatatcacacatgaaaaaaagttatgacttctttttttttgacagaaaaaaaaaattcaaacatttatatacgttaaaatattaatataatataatttaaaatattagtatactttaatttgaaatatattgtaGTATCCGAGAAATAATGATTTTTAgtcttatttaatttaaaaacatttaaaaatcttacaGATGAGATGAGACTCGGGAATACGGATAAGTGGCGGACAAGGAGGTTTTAGGCAGAGAGAAGGAGAATGCTTGTTCTTCGCGCTCCCACAGGACCTGTCTCCGCCGCCAGATTCATCACCAAACCCAACCCTCGTATTCCTTCTTCGGATCCATGGCTCGGACTCGTTCCCTCCGCTAACACTCGCCGTCGGCGACGCGTCGTCCTCACTCTCTCTAACTCTGACTCAAACGGAAGCGTCAAATCCGCCACACCTTCTACTCCACCTACAGGAGACGACACAGTCTTCGTCGGTCAAGAGAATGTTCCGCTCGAAGGCGTTATTCAATTCGATAAACCAAAATCAGATGCTTCAATCAAGAAATGGGGGTAAAGGTTTCTTTCTGGTTTATTGtttgtattattttctttaattccAATTGTTGattcttttgtgttgttgttttcTTCAGCCGTGTGGCTTTACTTGCTGGTGGGGATGTTTTGGCTTTGCTTATCTTCTCTGCAATTGGGAGATTCAGCCATGGATTCCCTGTGCTTAGCTTCGATACTCTTCACACAGCTGACCCTTTCATTGCTGGTAACGTTCTTTCCGCACAGTTTGTGTAATTTGATTGAGATTGAAATGGAATGACAAAATTGCGTTGGCAGGATGGTTTCTGAGTGCTTATTTCTTGGGAGGATATGCGGAGGAAGGGAGAGGAATGAAGGGTCAGTCAAAAGCTGTGCTAGCAGCCGCTAAAACTTGGGCTCTCGGTGTTCCGGTAAAACTACATTTACCAAAAGTGAAAACTAGCAATGTTTGGGCTATATGTGTCTATATGTTTGGTTGAGAATAAAGCTTTTTAACTTTTGTTATGTATAATTCTTGTGGAGTAGATTTCTTTTATGTCAATTGATGTAGCTTTGGGATGTTATCTCTTAACTACCATTTCATGTGTCTACTAAACTTTTTTAGAATTAACCATTGTGAATAGTTTTTCAATATCAGTCTATATTTGGTTCAAACATGAGGTTTGCTATTTCTATCTATGTTTGGTTTTTAGAAAAATGTAAGGATGATATTATGTGTCTaagttttgttaattttttgaaaCGATGCTCCGGGTTTTGGTAGATGATGTATCTATCTCTAATCAGATTCAGGTAAATaagtttatcttttctttaatCAGTCCATTGTTGTGtagatgttttttttatgtcaACTGGCATGTAGTTT
Above is a window of Brassica napus cultivar Da-Ae chromosome A10, Da-Ae, whole genome shotgun sequence DNA encoding:
- the LOC106454861 gene encoding uncharacterized protein LOC106454861, whose translation is MSNTLKFVNLHFCTTLLKISYQYKLSEVLPLPTVAPEERVDWLANVWNLKASQKIKIFIWNSLHGALPVGEQFAIRQIPLPNQCPRCRDEESITHALFTCSYATRVWNLAPLAGLFHANLVDSTLSGLDRSRRIPSLPPVGLDAGTLSAWIVWSIWLSRNQLLFQHRSFTLEETITKAVTDAREWTLAQNHTNTASPPTRMINLEPNPNRPNHLSIYTDAAWNPSTDGAGFGWMIDDPITPSQHSATETFVSSPLMAEALALRQAIIFAFNRGIGSTVIHSDSQSLIKMIRSNSFVLEIYGILHDIFSLSNAFSLIEFMFTPRAANDRADSIAKHALYALNQF
- the LOC125579253 gene encoding uncharacterized protein LOC125579253, which encodes MLVLRAPTGPVSAARFITKPNPRIPSSDPWLGLVPSANTRRRRRVVLTLSNSDSNGSVKSATPSTPPTGDDTVFVGQENVPLEGVIQFDKPKSDASIKKWGRVALLAGGDVLALLIFSAIGRFSHGFPVLSFDTLHTADPFIAGWFLSAYFLGGYAEEGRGMKGQSKAVLAAAKTWALGVPLGVIIRSTSSGHIPSYSFILVTMGSTAVLLIGWRALLFSVLPSESKKKDDTYRKGSAFELFELLTSLIRRW